One genomic segment of Novisyntrophococcus fermenticellae includes these proteins:
- the cas1c gene encoding type I-C CRISPR-associated endonuclease Cas1c, with the protein MRQMLNVLFVTKPEVYMGLQGETIVVREDNKTIARYPLHNLEGIVCFSNLGASPALMEKCVQNNISICFLTPTGRFRARVIGETRGNVLLRKKQYRVSDMEERCLDISRNFIIGKIYNEKWQLERYIRQYSLRVPVEEMKLASGRLSKYLTEITESENLDQLRGYEGMAQTVYFGSFDPMILNQKSDFFFHGRNKRPPEDRVNSLLSFAYTLLTNDIATALETVGLDPYVGFMHQDRPGRASLASDLIEELRAPIADRFVLSLINRKQLKSNDFEINENHSVYITDSARRTFINAWQKNKQEQITHPYLNEKIPWGLVPYAQALLLARYIRGDVDQYPPFFWK; encoded by the coding sequence ATGAGACAAATGCTGAATGTACTGTTTGTCACAAAGCCAGAGGTTTATATGGGTCTTCAGGGGGAAACCATAGTAGTCAGGGAAGACAACAAGACGATTGCGAGATATCCACTGCATAACCTAGAGGGAATTGTGTGCTTTTCTAATCTTGGAGCCAGCCCTGCTTTGATGGAAAAATGTGTACAAAATAATATATCTATTTGCTTTTTGACGCCAACAGGCAGATTTCGTGCCAGGGTCATTGGTGAGACAAGAGGAAACGTATTACTAAGAAAAAAGCAGTATCGGGTTTCGGACATGGAAGAGAGGTGCCTTGATATTTCTCGTAATTTTATTATTGGAAAGATTTATAATGAAAAGTGGCAGCTCGAACGCTACATTCGACAATATTCTTTGAGAGTGCCAGTGGAAGAGATGAAACTGGCCTCAGGAAGATTAAGTAAATATTTGACAGAGATTACAGAAAGTGAGAACTTGGATCAACTAAGAGGATACGAAGGAATGGCTCAAACAGTTTATTTTGGCTCATTTGATCCTATGATTTTGAATCAGAAAAGTGATTTCTTTTTTCACGGGAGAAATAAGAGACCACCGGAAGATCGAGTTAACAGCTTATTGTCATTCGCTTATACGTTATTAACGAATGATATAGCAACAGCGTTGGAAACGGTAGGTCTTGATCCATATGTTGGATTTATGCATCAGGATAGGCCGGGAAGAGCATCCTTGGCAAGTGATTTGATTGAAGAATTAAGAGCGCCGATTGCAGATCGTTTTGTGCTTTCATTAATTAACAGGAAGCAGCTCAAATCAAATGATTTTGAAATCAATGAAAATCATTCGGTATATATTACTGATTCAGCACGCAGGACTTTTATTAATGCATGGCAAAAGAATAAGCAAGAACAGATTACCCATCCTTATTTAAATGAGAAAATTCCGTGGGGATTGGTTCCCTATGCGCAAGCACTGTTATTGGCCAGATATATTCGAGGCGACGTAGATCAGTATCCCCCATTTTTCTGGAAGTAG
- the cas2 gene encoding CRISPR-associated endonuclease Cas2 produces the protein MYILITYDINVTSTSGQSRLRRVAKICENYGQRVQNSVFECRLNEAELLKVKKQLLEVINMDMDSLRFYRLGDNYDKKVQHMGAKKTYKFDDAFIV, from the coding sequence ATGTACATATTAATAACATATGATATTAATGTCACATCGACAAGCGGTCAGAGTAGGCTCCGTAGGGTGGCTAAAATATGTGAGAACTATGGTCAGCGAGTACAGAATTCTGTTTTCGAATGCAGGTTAAATGAGGCTGAATTATTAAAAGTGAAGAAACAATTATTGGAAGTGATCAATATGGATATGGACAGCCTCCGATTTTATAGACTTGGAGATAATTACGACAAGAAAGTTCAGCATATGGGTGCAAAGAAAACGTATAAATTCGACGATGCATTCATTGTTTAG
- a CDS encoding Gfo/Idh/MocA family protein yields MSKLNVALVGLSFGLEFVAIYCKHPDVDKVFVVDQNEKLLAIARERYSIPEECCFTDLQSVLNIKEIDAVHLVTPPATHAPFSIRVLNAGKHCGCTIPMGMSIQELKDVIEARKASGKNYMFMETTIYQREFLYMKELYEKGDLGRLQYMTCAHYQDMEGWPEYWKGFPPLMHPTHAVAPCLMLSGHLPEKVYARGSGNVRKELQEKYGCPFAFESAFITLQDSDITIEMERFLYGVARSYSECFRIYGENKSFEWQQLTDEDPVLYTRTGSLQKVDIITDENEKSDRGGEILEERIHIPDYAYLLPEEIAPFTTNTVYNNDNTHLSFKQGGGHGGSHPHLVHDFVRSILENRKPAIDDIMGAYWTGTGICAHESAMQGGVVIDIPKFDAE; encoded by the coding sequence ATGAGTAAGCTAAATGTAGCATTAGTAGGCCTTAGTTTTGGATTAGAATTTGTGGCAATTTACTGCAAGCATCCCGATGTTGATAAGGTGTTCGTGGTGGATCAAAATGAAAAGTTACTTGCCATCGCCAGGGAGCGGTATAGTATACCGGAAGAGTGTTGTTTTACCGATTTGCAGTCTGTTCTCAATATCAAAGAAATCGATGCAGTCCATCTTGTAACACCTCCTGCAACGCACGCCCCATTTTCGATTCGAGTTCTAAATGCAGGCAAGCATTGTGGGTGTACAATTCCTATGGGAATGAGCATTCAGGAATTAAAAGATGTAATTGAAGCCAGAAAAGCATCTGGAAAAAACTATATGTTTATGGAAACCACAATTTATCAGCGGGAATTTTTATATATGAAAGAACTGTATGAAAAGGGGGATTTAGGACGTCTGCAGTATATGACCTGTGCCCATTATCAGGACATGGAAGGCTGGCCGGAATATTGGAAAGGATTTCCGCCGCTTATGCATCCAACACACGCCGTAGCCCCATGCCTGATGTTAAGCGGACATTTGCCGGAAAAGGTCTATGCCCGTGGTTCAGGCAACGTTCGAAAAGAGTTACAGGAAAAATACGGATGCCCCTTCGCTTTTGAATCCGCATTTATCACCCTGCAGGACAGTGATATAACGATAGAAATGGAACGGTTCTTATATGGAGTGGCCCGCAGTTATTCTGAATGCTTCCGTATATATGGAGAAAATAAAAGCTTCGAATGGCAACAACTCACAGACGAAGATCCGGTACTATATACAAGGACCGGATCTTTACAAAAAGTGGACATCATAACCGATGAAAACGAGAAATCTGACCGAGGCGGAGAAATACTGGAGGAACGCATACATATACCAGATTATGCATATCTGCTTCCCGAAGAGATAGCACCTTTCACAACCAATACGGTGTATAACAATGATAATACCCATCTATCCTTTAAGCAAGGCGGCGGACATGGGGGCTCACATCCACACCTGGTACATGACTTTGTACGCTCTATCCTTGAGAACCGGAAGCCGGCAATTGATGACATCATGGGGGCATATTGGACCGGAACAGGCATATGTGCACATGAATCAGCAATGCAAGGCGGGGTCGTGATTGACATACCGAAATTTGATGCTGAATAG
- a CDS encoding sugar ABC transporter substrate-binding protein, whose translation MIKRKYGLLFVLGAIAATMISGCGNTKSADPSGENAESTSQEKSSSSSEGELTLLMTNSWVDENNPLGVEFNNVIKQYEKENPGVKITLQAASQQDIKESFQTAALAGGGPDIVIMDNSGHAIDLAAMGLLEPLKNYATADELISQYQEGPLNSGKFGGEYYSVPWYMDCCGLYYNADRLKELNLEVPTNWEELSKALDTVLGAGYGGIATYQSAYAFYSFFYENENPVIDTSGEIPKVVIDNENGKEAWNYICDLIKKGALVESFKEATTWDKVYESFANGEATFLLGGDWCASGIEGVNPDVNYGIAPMVAGKTQATILGGWTWNINVNSKNPKLAYDLISYLNSEKGDSILAVEGKISARKGFDYDKALEGKDKLKVFTDEFPYTEARPAVINEKTIDQLITNAILEVNYGKSTADEALTKLTSELNSNIEENYK comes from the coding sequence ATGATTAAAAGAAAGTACGGATTATTATTTGTTTTGGGAGCCATAGCAGCCACAATGATAAGTGGATGCGGAAACACTAAATCTGCAGACCCATCGGGAGAAAATGCGGAAAGCACTTCGCAGGAAAAATCTTCTTCCTCTTCGGAAGGAGAGCTGACATTACTTATGACCAATAGCTGGGTGGACGAAAACAATCCCCTGGGAGTTGAGTTTAATAATGTCATCAAACAATATGAGAAAGAGAATCCTGGAGTAAAGATAACATTACAGGCTGCATCGCAGCAGGATATCAAAGAATCTTTCCAGACGGCTGCTTTGGCCGGAGGTGGACCGGATATTGTCATCATGGATAATTCGGGACATGCAATTGATTTGGCGGCGATGGGTCTGCTCGAACCACTTAAGAATTATGCTACAGCAGATGAGCTTATATCCCAGTATCAGGAGGGACCGCTCAATTCTGGTAAATTTGGAGGAGAATATTATTCAGTTCCATGGTATATGGATTGCTGTGGGCTATACTACAATGCGGATCGCCTGAAAGAATTGAATCTGGAGGTTCCGACGAACTGGGAAGAGCTGTCGAAGGCACTGGATACTGTCTTGGGGGCAGGCTATGGCGGTATTGCAACGTATCAGAGCGCTTATGCTTTTTACTCCTTCTTCTATGAGAACGAGAACCCGGTCATTGATACCAGTGGTGAGATTCCCAAGGTGGTAATTGATAATGAAAATGGTAAGGAAGCATGGAACTACATCTGTGATCTAATCAAAAAAGGTGCACTGGTTGAATCCTTTAAGGAAGCAACAACCTGGGATAAGGTTTATGAAAGCTTCGCGAATGGGGAGGCTACATTCCTTCTGGGAGGTGATTGGTGTGCATCGGGAATTGAGGGTGTGAATCCGGATGTGAACTATGGTATAGCTCCGATGGTTGCCGGTAAAACCCAGGCTACCATCCTTGGAGGCTGGACATGGAATATTAATGTAAACAGTAAAAACCCTAAGCTGGCCTATGATTTAATTTCTTATCTTAATTCTGAGAAGGGTGATTCTATCCTGGCGGTAGAAGGAAAGATTTCTGCGAGAAAAGGATTTGACTATGATAAGGCTCTGGAAGGAAAAGACAAACTGAAAGTGTTTACCGATGAATTCCCTTATACCGAGGCCAGACCGGCTGTAATTAATGAGAAGACAATTGACCAGTTGATTACGAATGCGATTCTGGAGGTGAATTATGGGAAGAGCACAGCGGATGAAGCGCTGACGAAATTGACTTCAGAGCTAAATTCGAATATAGAGGAAAATTATAAATAA
- a CDS encoding carbohydrate ABC transporter permease → MRQHRIGKKLELKRNWPGYLLLAPAVIAVLALSIYPLCRGIYLSFVNYNLVRPNDEAFNTFAGLNNYIKIFKDKIFIQSIGNTVKWTVINLVVQLVVAMLLALALNRKMKGRSVFRTLILVPWAVPHAIAAMTFTFLYNANVGIINILAVKLGLITESVSWLGNVGSAFWCVILVAIWKGIPFQMIFILAALQGIPGDVYESADIDGASRWQSFWRITLPIIKEPLAISTILNLIGIISCFNTIWLMTEGGPLYSTEIIYTYAYREAFIKHNFGTGAAASVILFIFMTLFSWIYLRMISEKEGQ, encoded by the coding sequence GTGAGACAACATAGAATCGGAAAAAAGCTGGAATTAAAAAGAAACTGGCCGGGTTATCTGCTGCTTGCACCGGCGGTTATTGCTGTTCTGGCCTTAAGTATTTATCCATTGTGCAGAGGTATCTATCTCAGCTTTGTAAATTATAATCTTGTACGTCCAAATGATGAGGCATTTAATACATTTGCCGGATTGAATAATTATATAAAGATCTTTAAGGATAAAATTTTTATCCAGTCAATTGGTAATACAGTGAAATGGACGGTAATCAATCTGGTAGTCCAGCTTGTAGTTGCGATGCTGCTTGCATTGGCGCTTAACCGTAAGATGAAGGGCAGGTCTGTATTCCGGACACTGATACTTGTACCCTGGGCGGTTCCTCATGCGATTGCGGCGATGACATTTACATTTCTATACAATGCGAATGTAGGAATAATCAATATATTGGCAGTGAAACTGGGATTGATTACAGAATCGGTATCGTGGCTTGGCAACGTGGGCTCTGCCTTCTGGTGTGTAATTCTGGTAGCAATCTGGAAAGGAATTCCATTTCAGATGATTTTTATTCTGGCAGCATTGCAGGGAATACCCGGAGATGTATATGAGAGTGCGGATATAGACGGAGCCAGCAGATGGCAAAGCTTCTGGAGGATTACCTTACCAATTATCAAGGAGCCATTGGCCATATCAACAATCCTTAACCTGATTGGAATCATATCCTGTTTCAATACAATCTGGTTAATGACAGAAGGCGGACCTTTATATAGCACAGAAATTATATATACGTATGCATACAGGGAAGCATTTATCAAACATAACTTCGGAACCGGAGCAGCGGCATCGGTTATACTGTTTATATTTATGACATTATTTTCGTGGATTTATCTCAGGATGATCAGTGAAAAGGAGGGGCAGTGA
- a CDS encoding carbohydrate ABC transporter permease — MNRIQKERIRTVIAYVFTVLMVAASILPFLYVILTALKSSEQIYDPTQIIPSYITFDNFKQVIFHSNFIRYFVNSIFITVVTMVICMILSVMAAYGLTRYYIAGAEKIKMVILMTRMFPGILLCIPYYVIMKQMNLIDSYVGLIMMYCSFTLPFAIWNTCAFFNTIPWDLEEAAMIDGCSRIRSFFSVILYVAKPGLFVTALFCFMSSWDEYMYAATFINTTLKKTIQVGMKDFIGQYSIDWGLLMAAVVISLIPILIFFALVQKNLVEGLSSGAVKG, encoded by the coding sequence ATGAACAGAATTCAGAAAGAGCGAATCAGAACAGTAATTGCCTATGTATTTACTGTTCTTATGGTGGCGGCATCCATTCTTCCCTTTTTATATGTAATACTGACTGCTCTGAAATCATCGGAACAGATATATGATCCAACCCAGATTATTCCGTCCTATATAACCTTTGATAATTTCAAACAGGTGATTTTTCATTCCAATTTCATACGGTATTTTGTAAACAGTATATTTATAACAGTGGTTACAATGGTGATTTGTATGATTTTATCAGTTATGGCGGCGTATGGTTTGACCAGATATTACATCGCCGGGGCAGAGAAGATAAAAATGGTAATTCTTATGACCAGAATGTTTCCCGGTATTTTACTTTGTATTCCATATTATGTTATAATGAAGCAAATGAATCTGATTGACAGCTACGTGGGACTGATAATGATGTATTGCTCTTTTACGCTTCCATTTGCCATATGGAATACATGTGCCTTTTTTAACACCATACCATGGGATTTGGAGGAGGCGGCCATGATTGATGGATGCAGTAGAATCCGCTCTTTCTTTTCTGTTATTTTATATGTGGCAAAGCCGGGATTATTCGTAACCGCATTGTTCTGCTTCATGTCATCATGGGACGAGTATATGTACGCAGCGACATTTATCAATACGACCCTGAAGAAAACAATTCAGGTGGGAATGAAGGATTTTATCGGCCAGTATTCCATAGACTGGGGGCTTTTGATGGCAGCAGTTGTAATCAGCCTGATTCCGATTTTGATTTTCTTTGCTTTAGTACAAAAAAATCTGGTAGAAGGTTTATCATCGGGTGCAGTTAAGGGGTAG
- a CDS encoding sensor histidine kinase yields MQNKSIRTQMIVYLGGFVILPLCLALMILNVYLQRTISDNKINQQQILMKQIKDNAEQMIEVSNYVSSMMMINQEVLEGLHILENEEDSYNVYKAREDISMKISELESSTLNAVGGKLAVLTNSGYLIGSHNLSKTAVKYQDTDWYQQIIENGRTPTYSTKIAQFFEEMNHIKERPYQALYFGRSIRDYSGKCLGVIFVRLSDDKIWGGFIQSLYEDEKSTLYIYNAEDQTQLIYNQQENNADDLMKQILTDEEINRGTTAEGLHYFTLKMKSSDNFLIYTAPKNIVFAENDLINNRILQMILLLVLLTCVILIYLSKRLSDPIRCVARQIENSENAIDTIHLSKHTFLEINTFIQSYNKATGRILELIEKVKEESRLKEKAHYEMLMSQISPHFVFNTVNTVRIMAKEHGETETEQALTALGEILHAVYANQNGMTTVGREVAIVASYVQIMQIRFGKTFQYYDVLPSDLYFYEIPAFTLQPILENAILHGVSGVQGGQIILSAVEYEYDFVISVFNNGNSAEREAMEQILKSPVRNKSNFTGIGLSNVNARLKMLYGDQYGLIFNEKVQNGFEMWIRVPKRREGGERK; encoded by the coding sequence ATGCAAAATAAAAGTATTCGTACACAGATGATCGTGTATCTGGGAGGATTTGTAATCCTCCCTCTTTGTCTTGCGCTAATGATTTTAAATGTATATCTTCAGAGGACTATCTCTGACAATAAGATTAATCAGCAGCAGATACTTATGAAGCAGATAAAGGACAATGCGGAACAGATGATTGAAGTGTCTAATTATGTTTCAAGCATGATGATGATTAATCAGGAGGTTTTGGAAGGACTGCACATATTGGAGAATGAAGAGGACAGCTATAATGTTTATAAAGCCCGTGAAGATATTTCCATGAAAATATCCGAGTTAGAAAGCAGTACCTTAAATGCAGTCGGCGGAAAGCTTGCTGTGCTTACAAATTCGGGATATCTGATTGGTTCACATAATCTGAGCAAAACCGCCGTGAAGTATCAGGATACAGACTGGTATCAGCAGATTATTGAAAATGGACGTACTCCGACTTACTCCACTAAGATAGCACAATTTTTTGAAGAAATGAATCATATAAAAGAGAGACCCTATCAAGCCTTATATTTTGGGAGAAGTATCCGGGACTATTCCGGAAAATGCCTGGGAGTTATTTTTGTTCGCCTGTCTGATGATAAGATATGGGGCGGGTTTATACAGTCACTGTATGAAGATGAAAAAAGTACACTGTATATCTATAATGCAGAGGATCAAACGCAGCTTATTTACAACCAGCAAGAAAACAATGCAGATGATCTGATGAAGCAGATTTTAACGGATGAAGAGATAAACAGGGGTACTACAGCAGAAGGACTTCATTATTTTACACTGAAAATGAAAAGCTCGGATAATTTTCTGATCTATACTGCACCTAAAAATATTGTTTTCGCAGAAAATGATTTGATAAACAACCGGATTTTACAGATGATTTTGTTGCTTGTGCTTCTGACCTGCGTGATACTAATTTATCTGTCGAAGCGGCTATCTGATCCCATAAGGTGTGTTGCGCGTCAGATAGAAAACTCTGAGAATGCGATTGATACAATTCATTTGTCAAAACATACTTTTTTGGAAATCAATACCTTTATCCAAAGCTATAATAAAGCTACCGGGCGGATACTGGAGTTGATTGAAAAAGTAAAAGAAGAGAGTCGCCTGAAAGAGAAGGCACATTATGAGATGCTGATGTCCCAGATATCACCACATTTCGTTTTTAATACAGTCAATACAGTGCGCATCATGGCGAAGGAACACGGTGAAACGGAAACAGAGCAGGCTTTGACCGCCCTGGGTGAAATTCTTCATGCCGTGTATGCCAATCAAAATGGAATGACAACCGTTGGAAGAGAAGTGGCGATTGTGGCGTCCTATGTACAGATTATGCAGATCAGATTTGGGAAAACATTCCAGTATTATGATGTATTGCCAAGTGATTTATATTTTTACGAAATACCGGCTTTTACGCTGCAGCCTATTCTGGAAAATGCCATTTTGCATGGGGTCAGCGGGGTTCAGGGTGGGCAGATTATATTATCAGCGGTGGAATACGAATATGACTTTGTGATATCTGTATTTAACAACGGAAATTCAGCAGAAAGAGAAGCGATGGAACAGATATTGAAAAGCCCTGTGAGAAATAAAAGTAATTTTACCGGAATTGGTCTTTCGAATGTGAATGCCAGACTGAAAATGTTGTATGGAGATCAATATGGACTTATCTTTAACGAGAAAGTTCAAAACGGTTTTGAGATGTGGATTCGTGTACCTAAGAGACGAGAAGGGGGCGAACGTAAATGA
- a CDS encoding response regulator transcription factor: MKVLIVEDEILSRIGLRQLVDWKNLGLTLLEDAADGEEAIEIIRKEYPEIILLDLNIPKINGLQLLERLKAYHYEYRVIVISCNEEFDKVKQAMKLGAYDYLRKLNLSSGELLRTLVKCKFELSKKAANTNKVALHGVISDIKYEDLISGNGRQIFMEEKCYETLVCIQLQAGHTPDAIYLLEEKSRKFLAEYKINTLVIRKDLQSCFYLFPETCKISFLEEWNGKLENIFENKVYMGCVYHKIKDTQELFENLLLSEQIRTISYYDETDTLRIFSEKLKTNDHSPRGMLDLIHELQSMVAKFDREKIHSCISSIFCLIRDTPYTSVNVLRRIFMDMLGIYSIAAQSMGGAIEEIYIREDNCHYQNIMMMNSLMQIEAWFLEFSDAFLQCFLICYKCSRSEILKKALAYIKENLYIQVQLSDTAKEIGVSAAYLSTLFKKEMGQNFIEYVNQQKTEAAKKLLEEGKMVYEISDKLGYENSTYFSKVFKKFTNMSPDTYRKLQTHKKL, encoded by the coding sequence ATGAAGGTGCTGATTGTGGAGGATGAAATCCTGTCAAGAATCGGTCTGAGACAGTTGGTGGACTGGAAGAATCTGGGGCTCACATTGCTGGAGGATGCAGCAGATGGGGAAGAGGCAATAGAAATCATCCGAAAGGAATATCCCGAAATTATACTGTTGGATCTGAATATTCCAAAGATAAACGGGCTTCAGTTACTGGAACGGTTGAAAGCGTATCATTATGAGTATCGTGTCATTGTCATCAGCTGCAATGAGGAGTTTGATAAGGTAAAACAGGCTATGAAATTGGGAGCATATGATTATCTGAGAAAGTTGAACCTTTCTTCCGGGGAACTTCTGCGTACACTAGTCAAATGTAAGTTTGAATTGAGTAAAAAGGCTGCTAATACGAATAAAGTTGCTCTGCATGGAGTTATCAGTGATATAAAATACGAAGATTTAATCAGCGGAAATGGACGGCAGATTTTTATGGAGGAAAAGTGTTATGAAACTTTGGTCTGCATACAGCTGCAGGCCGGGCATACCCCTGATGCTATATATCTGCTGGAAGAGAAGTCCAGAAAGTTTCTGGCCGAATATAAAATCAATACATTGGTAATCAGAAAGGACCTTCAAAGCTGTTTTTATCTTTTCCCGGAAACTTGCAAGATATCATTTCTGGAAGAGTGGAACGGGAAATTAGAGAATATTTTTGAAAACAAAGTCTATATGGGATGCGTCTATCATAAAATTAAAGATACGCAGGAGTTGTTTGAAAATCTGCTCTTGTCGGAGCAAATTCGCACAATCAGTTACTATGACGAAACAGATACGCTCCGGATATTTAGCGAAAAATTAAAAACAAATGATCATAGTCCAAGAGGAATGCTGGATTTGATACATGAGCTTCAAAGCATGGTTGCGAAATTTGACCGGGAAAAGATTCATAGCTGCATCAGCAGCATATTCTGCCTTATCCGAGACACACCTTATACCAGCGTGAACGTTCTGCGCCGCATTTTTATGGACATGCTGGGAATTTATTCCATTGCAGCCCAGAGTATGGGTGGAGCCATTGAAGAAATCTATATAAGAGAAGATAACTGCCATTATCAGAACATCATGATGATGAACAGTCTTATGCAGATAGAGGCATGGTTTCTTGAATTTTCAGATGCATTTTTACAATGTTTTTTAATCTGCTATAAATGCAGCCGGTCTGAAATTCTTAAAAAGGCTCTTGCATACATCAAAGAGAATCTGTATATACAGGTACAGCTTTCGGATACAGCGAAAGAAATTGGGGTTTCGGCAGCTTATCTGAGCACACTATTTAAAAAAGAAATGGGGCAGAATTTTATAGAATATGTGAATCAACAGAAAACTGAGGCAGCAAAAAAATTGTTGGAAGAGGGAAAGATGGTGTATGAAATATCAGATAAGCTCGGTTATGAGAACAGCACCTATTTTTCAAAGGTATTTAAGAAATTCACAAACATGTCACCAGATACTTATCGAAAATTACAAACACACAAAAAACTGTAA
- a CDS encoding iron-containing alcohol dehydrogenase, protein MMRFTLPRDMYYGKGALEELKHIEGKKAVLVLGGGSMKKFGFVDKVLAYLKEAGIETTLIENVEPDPSVETVMKGAKVMREFEPDWIISMGGGSPIDAAKAMWVFYEYPDTTFEEIIQPFSFPTLRQKAKFIAIPSTSGTATEVTAFSVITDYSKGVKYPLADFNITPDIAIVDPELAETMPAKLVAHTGMDALTHAIEAYVSTLNSPFTDPLAIKAIQMVFRYLPDSYSGDMAAREQMHYAQCLAGQAFSNALLGITHSMAHKTGAAFSNGHIPHGCANAIYLPYVIKFNAANAMNRYADIARSVGITGSDEECVKGLCDKIDAYNVKLSIPKTLKEFGVLEKEFKEKVETIAELAVGDACTGSNPRPITPAEMEKLLTCTYYGTEVDF, encoded by the coding sequence ATGATGAGATTTACATTGCCAAGAGACATGTATTATGGAAAGGGCGCACTTGAGGAACTGAAGCACATTGAGGGAAAGAAGGCTGTTTTAGTCTTAGGAGGCGGATCCATGAAGAAATTCGGATTTGTGGATAAAGTCCTTGCGTACCTGAAAGAAGCCGGTATTGAAACGACCCTGATTGAAAATGTAGAACCGGATCCGTCGGTTGAAACAGTTATGAAGGGTGCCAAAGTTATGAGAGAATTTGAACCTGACTGGATTATATCCATGGGCGGAGGTTCTCCGATTGATGCTGCAAAAGCCATGTGGGTATTCTACGAATATCCGGATACCACATTTGAGGAAATTATTCAACCTTTTTCTTTTCCGACTTTAAGACAAAAAGCAAAATTCATAGCGATTCCGTCCACATCGGGAACAGCAACAGAGGTTACTGCTTTTTCAGTTATTACAGATTACTCCAAAGGCGTGAAGTATCCTTTAGCTGATTTCAATATCACCCCGGATATAGCGATTGTAGATCCGGAACTGGCAGAGACCATGCCTGCGAAATTAGTTGCCCATACGGGAATGGACGCACTAACACATGCCATCGAAGCATATGTGTCAACCCTGAACAGTCCTTTTACGGATCCGCTTGCCATTAAGGCAATCCAGATGGTATTTAGGTATCTTCCGGATTCTTACAGTGGCGATATGGCAGCGAGAGAACAGATGCATTATGCACAATGTCTGGCAGGACAGGCATTTTCCAATGCACTTTTAGGAATTACCCATTCAATGGCTCACAAAACAGGTGCTGCTTTTTCAAACGGGCATATCCCACATGGATGTGCGAATGCGATTTACCTTCCTTACGTTATTAAATTCAATGCCGCAAACGCAATGAATCGCTATGCGGACATAGCAAGGAGTGTGGGGATAACCGGCAGTGATGAAGAATGCGTAAAAGGTCTGTGTGATAAAATTGATGCTTACAATGTCAAGCTGAGCATTCCTAAAACTTTAAAAGAATTCGGTGTTTTGGAAAAAGAATTTAAAGAGAAGGTAGAAACCATCGCTGAGTTAGCAGTAGGGGATGCATGTACCGGATCAAATCCCAGGCCAATCACACCTGCCGAGATGGAAAAATTATTAACATGTACTTATTATGGTACAGAAGTAGATTTTTAA